The following proteins come from a genomic window of Gottfriedia acidiceleris:
- a CDS encoding ABC transporter ATP-binding protein, with amino-acid sequence MSNKLVLDNISKTYNDGDSLATTVLDQVSIQVKAGELVAVVGPSGSGKSTFLSIAGALLSPTSGRILIDDIEISNLPANKLNEFRLSKIGFIFQMSNLIPYLTVKDQLLLIAELAGIKNKVAEKKANELLEQLGLSKRMRNYPENLSGGERQRVAIARALMNDPEVIFADEPTASLDSERGRAVVEMLSKEVKQRQKAAIMVTHDKRMLDLCDRVVYIENGKLTEQI; translated from the coding sequence ATGAGTAATAAACTAGTGTTAGATAATATTAGCAAAACATATAATGACGGAGATTCTTTAGCAACAACCGTATTAGATCAAGTTTCTATTCAAGTAAAAGCCGGTGAACTAGTAGCAGTTGTAGGTCCGTCTGGTTCAGGTAAAAGTACCTTCCTTTCAATAGCCGGAGCATTACTATCTCCGACTAGTGGGAGAATTTTAATAGATGATATTGAAATAAGTAATCTCCCAGCAAATAAATTGAATGAATTTAGATTATCCAAAATCGGATTTATTTTTCAAATGTCTAATTTAATCCCGTATTTAACAGTTAAAGATCAGCTTCTATTAATAGCCGAATTAGCTGGAATAAAAAACAAAGTTGCAGAGAAGAAAGCGAATGAACTGCTCGAACAATTAGGATTATCAAAGAGAATGAGAAACTACCCAGAAAATTTATCAGGTGGAGAGAGACAACGAGTAGCCATTGCACGAGCACTAATGAATGACCCAGAAGTAATCTTTGCGGATGAACCTACAGCTAGTCTCGATTCAGAAAGAGGAAGAGCAGTAGTTGAAATGCTATCTAAAGAAGTAAAGCAAAGACAAAAAGCTGCGATCATGGTTACTCATGATAAAAGGATGCTAGACTTGTGTGACCGTGTTGTTTATATTGAAAATGGAAAACTTACTGAACAAATTTAA
- a CDS encoding ABC transporter permease has product MFLALREFKHAKLRFLLISLIMILISFLVLFVSGLAKGLSFDNASSIDSMTPNYFVLQKESGKQINHSILSENQINEVQKFVDEKNATTLGVQMTTFLKDGTSKKIDATLFGIDVNGLAAPKVIEGEMINNSTKNEVVGDISLKEKGIKLGDNISDQISGKEFKVVGFTENQSYSHAPVIHMNYKEWSLVNSKNSFNTIALKTNESTAKKVSEKVSGVEVINKNQALKGIPGYKEEQGSLLMMIVFLFFIGAFVLAVFFYIITIQKINQFGVLKAIGSKTSYLAKNIIFQVLTLTLLSLMISISITFGLSKVLPASLPFVFDAHLIIGSSLLFLFVAIVGSLISLLKVVKIDAIEAIGRAF; this is encoded by the coding sequence GTGTTTCTTGCATTAAGGGAATTTAAGCACGCAAAATTACGTTTTTTATTAATTAGTCTAATCATGATCCTTATATCATTCCTAGTATTATTCGTTTCAGGATTAGCGAAAGGATTATCTTTTGATAATGCTTCTTCTATTGATAGTATGACCCCAAACTATTTTGTTTTACAAAAAGAATCGGGTAAACAAATTAATCATTCAATATTATCGGAAAATCAAATAAATGAAGTTCAAAAATTTGTTGATGAGAAAAATGCCACTACTTTAGGAGTTCAAATGACTACGTTTCTAAAGGATGGAACATCTAAAAAAATTGATGCTACCTTATTTGGAATTGATGTGAATGGTTTAGCAGCTCCAAAGGTAATTGAAGGAGAAATGATTAATAATTCAACAAAGAATGAAGTTGTAGGAGATATTTCTTTGAAAGAAAAAGGAATCAAGCTTGGGGACAATATTTCAGATCAAATCTCGGGTAAAGAATTTAAAGTTGTAGGTTTTACCGAGAATCAATCATATAGTCACGCACCGGTTATCCATATGAATTACAAAGAGTGGTCGCTGGTAAATAGTAAGAATTCATTTAATACAATTGCATTAAAAACAAACGAAAGTACGGCCAAAAAGGTAAGTGAAAAAGTCTCAGGAGTAGAAGTAATTAATAAAAATCAGGCATTAAAAGGCATACCTGGTTATAAAGAAGAACAGGGTTCTTTACTAATGATGATTGTTTTTCTATTCTTTATCGGAGCATTTGTGCTAGCAGTCTTTTTCTATATCATTACGATTCAAAAAATCAATCAATTTGGTGTGCTAAAAGCAATTGGCTCAAAAACTAGTTATTTAGCTAAGAATATTATTTTTCAAGTTTTAACACTTACACTATTAAGTCTAATGATAAGTATTTCAATCACATTTGGATTATCTAAAGTATTACCAGCAAGCTTACCTTTTGTATTTGATGCTCATTTAATCATCGGAAGTTCATTATTATTCCTATTTGTAGCAATAGTCGGCTCGTTAATCTCTTTATTAAAAGTAGTAAAAATTGATGCGATTGAAGCAATAGGGAGGGCTTTTTAA